One genomic segment of Peribacillus sp. FSL H8-0477 includes these proteins:
- a CDS encoding S8 family peptidase, with protein MKKGRKLGSGLLAAAMSFSLFTGSGEAMELSKEQEGKDEIRVLIKGSSSTLTKAKNKYHQKQNFGSEGFSSTVSSEEYKELTKNQDLTVEKVTKFTIAQAKSPKAIAAAVPSAKIPWGIKAIYNDPSLTNTSGGSGIKVAVLDTGTAKTHPDLAANVEQCKDFTTSSTYINNSCADNNGHGTHVSGTVLANGGTNGQGIYGVAPQSKLWAYKVLGDDGSGYSDDIAAAIRHAADQSTSTNSKVIISMSLGSSSKDSLITSAVTYAANKGVLIIAAAGNSGSSANTIGYPGALTNVVAVAALENVQENGTYRIANYSSRGNPNTDGDYFIQEKDVEVSAPGSAIESTWYNGGYHTISGTSMATPHVAGLAAKIWSSNGSLSNTGVRTQLQTKAKTYDIKGGIGATAGDDYASGFGFPRVK; from the coding sequence ATGAAAAAGGGCAGAAAGTTAGGCAGCGGGTTATTAGCAGCAGCAATGAGTTTTTCCTTATTTACTGGGAGCGGTGAAGCGATGGAGTTAAGTAAGGAACAGGAAGGGAAAGACGAAATTAGGGTCTTAATAAAAGGATCGTCCTCAACCCTGACTAAAGCAAAAAACAAGTATCATCAGAAACAAAACTTCGGCAGTGAGGGTTTTTCAAGTACGGTTAGCAGTGAAGAATACAAAGAATTAACGAAAAACCAAGACCTGACTGTCGAAAAAGTTACCAAGTTTACTATTGCTCAAGCGAAGTCACCCAAAGCGATTGCAGCGGCCGTTCCGTCAGCTAAAATCCCCTGGGGAATTAAGGCCATTTATAATGATCCATCACTCACTAATACTTCAGGTGGAAGTGGAATCAAAGTCGCTGTATTGGATACTGGTACGGCCAAGACACATCCAGATCTAGCGGCTAACGTTGAACAATGTAAAGATTTCACAACTTCATCTACATATATAAATAATTCATGTGCAGATAATAACGGTCATGGAACGCATGTATCTGGTACTGTACTCGCAAATGGCGGGACGAATGGACAGGGTATTTATGGAGTAGCTCCACAGTCAAAACTATGGGCTTATAAGGTTTTAGGGGATGATGGATCTGGCTATTCTGATGATATTGCGGCTGCTATTCGCCATGCGGCTGATCAGAGTACAAGCACCAATTCTAAAGTAATTATCTCCATGTCTTTGGGCTCTAGCAGTAAAGATTCCCTTATAACATCGGCCGTTACGTATGCTGCTAATAAAGGTGTACTTATTATTGCGGCTGCAGGGAACAGCGGATCTTCTGCCAACACGATTGGTTATCCAGGAGCACTGACAAATGTTGTAGCAGTAGCGGCACTTGAAAATGTACAAGAAAATGGCACATACCGTATCGCTAATTATTCTTCTCGAGGAAATCCAAATACTGATGGGGATTACTTTATCCAAGAAAAAGATGTCGAAGTTTCAGCACCAGGATCAGCGATTGAGTCAACATGGTATAACGGTGGTTATCATACCATTTCCGGTACTTCAATGGCTACCCCTCATGTAGCTGGACTAGCAGCAAAAATTTGGAGTAGTAATGGAAGTTTATCTAATACCGGAGTTCGAACACAATTACAAACAAAAGCAAAAACATATGATATTAAAGGAGGAATAGGCGCAACAGCTGGAGATGACTATGCCTCAGGCTTTGGATTCCCGCGGGTAAAATAA
- the yidC gene encoding membrane protein insertase YidC, which yields MKNKFLLFLLIGIPFVLTGCQASGENDGFFHTFLVHPMTIMLDFNADLFSGNYGLSIILMTLIIRFVLLPLTMKQYKTQTLMKGKMDGLKPELTAIQDKIKKTKDKAKQQELQMEMMSLYKKHNVNPLNMGCLPLLIQMPILMGFYYAIKGSHEIATHSFLWFNLGQADHIMAIIAGVIYYFQSVVSMRQMPAEQQATMKMMSYISPAMILFISFSAPAALPLYWSIGGLFMIIQTILLQKIYKRDTPTLLVKGTLEKN from the coding sequence TTGAAAAACAAATTTTTATTATTTTTATTAATTGGTATACCCTTCGTTTTAACCGGATGCCAAGCTTCCGGAGAGAATGATGGTTTCTTTCACACATTTTTAGTTCATCCGATGACGATTATGCTCGACTTTAACGCTGACCTTTTCAGTGGGAACTATGGGTTAAGTATCATCTTGATGACTTTAATCATTCGTTTTGTCCTACTCCCTTTAACTATGAAGCAATATAAGACACAGACGTTGATGAAGGGAAAGATGGACGGATTAAAGCCGGAATTAACCGCTATTCAAGACAAAATAAAAAAAACCAAAGATAAAGCTAAACAACAAGAGCTTCAAATGGAAATGATGTCACTTTATAAGAAGCATAACGTTAACCCTTTGAATATGGGCTGCCTGCCCTTATTAATTCAAATGCCGATTTTAATGGGCTTCTATTATGCCATAAAAGGCTCGCACGAAATTGCAACTCACAGCTTTCTATGGTTTAATCTCGGTCAGGCAGATCATATTATGGCCATCATTGCCGGCGTGATCTATTATTTCCAATCCGTAGTATCTATGCGTCAAATGCCTGCTGAACAACAAGCAACGATGAAAATGATGAGTTATATTTCGCCCGCGATGATTTTATTCATTTCATTTTCTGCACCAGCAGCACTTCCGTTATACTGGTCAATTGGAGGCCTGTTTATGATTATCCAAACTATTTTATTACAGAAAATATACAAACGAGATACACCAACCTTACTCGTTAAAGGTACGCTTGAGAAAAACTAA
- a CDS encoding glycerophosphodiester phosphodiesterase, translating to MKIALILVVFILAVLIILWIQNRKTVPFSNMDSIRKPIKIGHRGASGYCPENTMASYQKAIDLGVDFIEIDIHMSKDGKLIVHHDPQLDRTTNGKGLLKDYTSEQLMKMDAGSWFNPDFCHERIPLLTEVLDKFLPQAGILIEIKHPELNPGIEQVLTTVLKNYQSDHKRIMIHSFDVASMKKCHELMPSIPVGVLVKNSPLGISDKFLHEVSEFAAFVNPKHTMMSAKLKQKIHRHGMRAFTWTVNDKKKLKAFEAIKLDGIITDFPDYL from the coding sequence ATGAAAATAGCACTTATTTTAGTTGTTTTTATCCTAGCCGTACTCATTATCTTATGGATTCAAAATCGAAAAACAGTCCCTTTCTCGAATATGGATTCCATACGAAAACCCATTAAAATCGGCCACCGTGGTGCTTCTGGCTATTGTCCTGAAAATACAATGGCCTCTTATCAAAAAGCCATCGATTTAGGTGTTGATTTTATCGAAATAGATATTCACATGTCGAAAGATGGCAAGCTGATCGTTCACCATGATCCACAATTAGATCGGACAACCAATGGCAAGGGATTATTAAAGGATTATACATCCGAACAATTGATGAAAATGGATGCTGGAAGCTGGTTTAATCCAGATTTTTGTCACGAACGAATCCCTCTGCTAACCGAAGTACTTGATAAGTTTCTACCACAGGCCGGGATATTAATTGAAATTAAACATCCTGAATTAAATCCCGGAATTGAACAGGTTCTTACGACTGTTTTAAAGAACTACCAATCAGATCACAAGCGTATTATGATTCATTCATTTGATGTAGCTTCCATGAAAAAATGCCATGAACTAATGCCCTCAATTCCTGTTGGGGTGTTAGTTAAAAACAGTCCCTTAGGTATTTCGGATAAATTTCTCCATGAAGTATCTGAATTTGCTGCATTCGTGAATCCAAAACATACGATGATGAGTGCAAAACTAAAACAAAAGATACATAGGCATGGAATGCGCGCATTTACGTGGACTGTCAATGACAAAAAAAAATTAAAAGCCTTTGAAGCAATTAAGCTTGATGGAATCATTACAGATTTCCCAGACTATCTTTAA
- a CDS encoding DUF1659 domain-containing protein — translation MANEILHSSLIRIGYDAGLNEKGEAIVKRKSYSSVKTQATPEQIFQAATAIASLQVFPVTEVTRQDTALITG, via the coding sequence ATGGCAAATGAAATCTTACATTCAAGCTTAATCCGCATTGGTTATGATGCGGGACTAAATGAAAAAGGAGAGGCTATCGTTAAACGCAAATCATACTCCAGCGTAAAAACACAGGCTACACCAGAACAAATTTTCCAAGCAGCAACGGCGATTGCTAGTCTTCAAGTGTTCCCAGTAACAGAAGTAACAAGACAAGATACAGCATTGATTACGGGTTAA
- a CDS encoding DUF2922 domain-containing protein, whose amino-acid sequence MAKTLELQFTTQLGKTSTISIDSPIEPVDVTKVNEAMDQILQANIFLTSSGDFINKKSANLVERNVKGYEVK is encoded by the coding sequence TTGGCAAAAACACTTGAACTTCAATTTACGACACAGCTGGGGAAAACATCTACAATATCCATTGATTCACCTATTGAGCCGGTTGATGTTACCAAAGTAAATGAAGCTATGGATCAAATTCTTCAGGCAAATATCTTCCTGACTTCATCTGGAGATTTTATCAATAAAAAATCAGCAAACCTTGTTGAGCGAAACGTTAAAGGATATGAAGTAAAATAA
- a CDS encoding YvrJ family protein, which produces MEDLLPFISDVGFPIIVTLYLLHRVEAKLDILNETIIELPIRLREGFLEKI; this is translated from the coding sequence ATGGAGGATCTTCTTCCATTCATCAGTGATGTTGGATTCCCAATTATCGTCACCCTCTATCTGCTTCATCGAGTGGAGGCTAAGCTTGATATACTAAATGAGACTATTATTGAACTTCCTATTAGATTGAGGGAAGGATTTTTAGAGAAAATATAA
- a CDS encoding organic hydroperoxide resistance protein — MKPLYTAVVTASGGRDGHVKSEDGIIDFDVTTPKELGGQGGQATNPEQLFASGYAACFDGALNLMLSKAKKKADTTVTANVTIGKDEADDGMKLAVKLDISIPEMDREEAQQFIEKAHAFCPYSKATRNNVDVTLNLV, encoded by the coding sequence TTGAAACCATTATATACTGCAGTTGTAACCGCATCAGGCGGAAGAGATGGACATGTAAAATCTGAAGACGGCATTATTGACTTTGATGTAACCACTCCAAAAGAGCTTGGCGGTCAGGGAGGACAGGCAACCAATCCTGAACAACTATTTGCCAGCGGCTACGCGGCATGTTTTGATGGAGCCTTAAATCTTATGTTAAGCAAAGCGAAGAAAAAAGCAGATACTACAGTTACTGCAAATGTTACTATTGGTAAAGATGAGGCGGACGATGGGATGAAACTTGCTGTAAAACTAGACATTTCTATTCCTGAAATGGACCGTGAAGAAGCACAGCAATTCATCGAGAAAGCACATGCATTCTGCCCGTATTCAAAAGCTACGAGAAATAACGTAGACGTAACATTAAATCTTGTTTAA
- a CDS encoding peptide chain release factor 3 — translation MTNLKEEVQSRRTFAIISHPDAGKTTLTEKLLLFGGAIRDAGTVKARKTGKYATSDWMEIEKQRGISVTSSVMQFDYDDFRVNILDTPGHQDFSEDTYRTLMAVDSAVMIIDSAKGIEDQTIKLFKVCRMRGIPIFTFVNKMDRQGKMPLELLAELEEVLGIESYPMNWPIGMGKDFIGIYDRFNNRIEQFKKEGEERFLPLDESGELMDGNELKDSQLYEQTLEEIMLLSEAGNQFSEEAIANGTLSPVFFGSALTAFGVQTFLDAYLQFAPAPQPRAATTGEIDPLAKDFSGFIFKIQANMNPKHRDRIAFLRICSGKFERGMSVNLSRTSKPINLSSSTQFLADDRNTVNEAVAGDIIGLYDTGNYQIGDTITTSKDMYQFERLPQFTPELFMRVTAKNVMKQKHFHKGINQLVQEGAIQLFKTVRMEEYLLGAVGQLQFEVFEHRMRHEYNVEVIMERMGNKITRWAVEEKIDENLHNSRSILVKDRYDKYAFLFENEFALRWFKDKNPAVELFNPMDDVGR, via the coding sequence ATGACAAATTTAAAAGAAGAGGTTCAATCAAGACGAACCTTTGCTATTATCTCTCACCCGGATGCCGGGAAAACGACATTAACAGAAAAATTACTATTATTCGGTGGAGCAATTCGAGATGCCGGAACCGTTAAAGCAAGAAAGACAGGTAAGTATGCAACGAGTGACTGGATGGAAATTGAAAAACAACGGGGAATATCTGTTACTTCCTCAGTAATGCAGTTTGATTATGATGATTTCCGCGTTAATATCCTTGATACACCTGGTCACCAAGATTTCAGTGAAGATACGTATCGGACACTGATGGCAGTCGACAGCGCCGTCATGATTATTGACTCTGCAAAAGGTATCGAGGATCAAACGATTAAGCTTTTCAAAGTTTGCCGTATGCGTGGAATTCCCATCTTTACCTTTGTAAATAAAATGGATCGTCAAGGTAAAATGCCGCTGGAACTGTTGGCTGAATTAGAAGAAGTGCTCGGAATTGAATCTTATCCGATGAACTGGCCGATTGGAATGGGCAAAGACTTTATTGGGATTTATGACCGGTTTAATAACAGAATTGAACAGTTCAAAAAAGAGGGAGAAGAACGTTTCCTTCCACTTGATGAATCTGGCGAACTGATGGATGGGAATGAGTTAAAGGATTCTCAGCTTTATGAACAGACACTTGAAGAAATCATGCTATTATCTGAAGCCGGTAATCAGTTTTCTGAAGAGGCAATTGCTAACGGTACACTAAGCCCAGTCTTCTTTGGGAGTGCATTAACTGCTTTTGGTGTGCAAACATTCTTGGATGCCTATCTTCAATTTGCTCCTGCACCACAGCCTCGAGCTGCGACTACAGGTGAGATTGATCCTTTGGCTAAAGATTTTTCAGGCTTTATCTTTAAAATTCAAGCGAACATGAATCCAAAGCACCGTGACCGGATTGCCTTTTTACGAATTTGTTCAGGTAAATTTGAACGCGGAATGAGTGTGAATTTAAGTAGAACGAGTAAACCGATTAATTTATCTTCCTCTACACAATTTTTAGCTGATGATCGTAATACGGTTAATGAAGCAGTAGCTGGCGATATCATTGGGCTTTATGATACAGGTAATTACCAAATTGGTGATACGATCACTACAAGTAAGGACATGTATCAATTTGAACGTCTTCCTCAATTTACACCAGAATTATTTATGCGTGTTACAGCGAAAAACGTTATGAAGCAAAAACACTTCCATAAGGGAATTAACCAGCTAGTTCAAGAAGGAGCTATTCAGTTGTTTAAAACGGTAAGAATGGAAGAATATCTACTCGGAGCAGTAGGTCAACTTCAATTTGAAGTGTTTGAACACCGTATGCGTCATGAATATAATGTCGAAGTTATAATGGAACGAATGGGAAATAAAATTACCCGCTGGGCCGTTGAAGAAAAAATTGATGAAAACCTTCATAACAGCAGGAGTATCCTTGTAAAGGATCGTTATGATAAATATGCATTCTTGTTTGAGAACGAATTTGCGCTTCGCTGGTTTAAGGATAAAAATCCAGCCGTAGAATTATTTAATCCGATGGATGATGTGGGAAGATAA
- a CDS encoding glycerol-3-phosphate acyltransferase has translation MLQFLMLMGFSYLFGSINGAYYAAKFMSGDDIRLVGSGNAGARNAGRHLGKKGFLLTLFIDVGKTLIVLTIVKKGLELNNILLIISAVFVLVGHIWPLHLEFRGGKGVVVFLAATLFIIPEAILIAGVVLGSGYLLFRKFTITGLFAMLTIPITSWYAGQTRTETIGLLVMLILVLLVHIYPRKGTNLSTSNHVN, from the coding sequence TTGTTACAGTTTCTGATGCTAATGGGCTTCTCTTATTTGTTTGGGAGTATCAATGGAGCATATTATGCGGCAAAATTCATGTCTGGAGACGATATTCGATTAGTTGGAAGCGGGAATGCAGGGGCGAGAAACGCGGGAAGACACTTAGGGAAAAAGGGTTTTTTGCTTACCTTATTTATCGATGTAGGAAAAACACTTATTGTTCTTACCATCGTTAAGAAGGGATTAGAGCTGAATAATATATTGCTGATTATTTCTGCGGTATTTGTACTTGTGGGACACATATGGCCGCTCCATCTGGAATTTCGGGGAGGAAAAGGGGTAGTTGTCTTTTTGGCGGCAACACTTTTCATTATTCCAGAAGCTATTTTAATTGCGGGTGTTGTACTGGGAAGCGGGTACCTGCTTTTTCGTAAGTTCACGATAACCGGCTTATTTGCGATGCTGACCATTCCAATTACTTCTTGGTATGCAGGGCAGACTCGGACTGAGACAATCGGATTGTTGGTTATGCTTATACTTGTGCTATTAGTTCATATTTATCCACGGAAAGGTACTAATCTCTCTACTTCTAACCATGTAAATTGA